Proteins encoded within one genomic window of Spirulina major PCC 6313:
- a CDS encoding type II toxin-antitoxin system HicB family antitoxin, with amino-acid sequence MNYTLTIQWSTDDQCFVVFLPDFADTVLQPVTHGETYETALKNAHEVIQLLIETAQTEGTSLPHPQTA; translated from the coding sequence ATGAACTACACCCTTACAATTCAATGGTCAACAGATGATCAGTGCTTTGTTGTTTTTCTGCCTGACTTTGCCGATACCGTCCTGCAACCCGTCACCCACGGCGAAACCTACGAAACCGCCCTCAAAAACGCCCACGAAGTTATTCAGCTCCTGATCGAAACTGCCCAAACCGAAGGAACATCCTTACCCCACCCCCAAACCGCTTAA
- the tnpC gene encoding IS66 family transposase, whose amino-acid sequence MKPIEIPPAVEREQLRQASSEVLVELVLRQQEIIQQLVWEIERLKNNANSDSESSSKPPSSDIHKRSEHQPPEKEPPSQGKRKPGGQPGHQGKTRKGFGRIDRYEMVRAQVCGYCGSQELSLVPRKTRRHEVAELIQPAIEVVEYEQQCCCCSRCGQETWGELPPPVLGGQSLGAGLQSLLVWLGNYAHMSYEKQQEFLEELGNITVGVGTLQATNERASQSVKPTVEELGNWVKHQDYAQVDETPWLVKGVKEWMWVVCGVGFCLFHAADTRSRAELETLLGRSFDGVLVSDDFSVYNGYEVKAQQKCLAHLRRHFKKVCKLRHGKNPELAKAFLDLIDTAFEQHRQWRETEDGAAYHQWAAGFIYEVKAAVEHWLPLAGHEAGLLLRSLRDKANQWWYFLSHPEIPPDNNRAERSLRLAVTKRKVCGGSRSMAGFAQTARLLSVIQTCRTQGRSVLSFLKQALMATASPEQVSMPSLIPAT is encoded by the coding sequence ATGAAGCCCATCGAGATTCCCCCAGCCGTCGAACGAGAGCAACTGAGACAAGCATCATCAGAGGTGCTGGTGGAACTGGTGTTGCGGCAACAAGAGATTATTCAGCAACTAGTCTGGGAAATAGAGCGGCTCAAGAACAACGCCAACAGCGATAGCGAGAGTTCATCGAAACCCCCATCAAGCGACATCCACAAACGCTCAGAACACCAACCCCCAGAAAAAGAGCCACCAAGCCAAGGAAAGCGTAAACCCGGTGGGCAACCCGGTCATCAGGGAAAAACTCGCAAAGGGTTTGGCAGAATAGACCGCTACGAAATGGTGCGAGCGCAAGTGTGTGGGTACTGTGGGAGCCAAGAGTTGAGCCTAGTCCCCCGAAAAACGCGCCGCCATGAAGTAGCCGAGTTAATCCAACCCGCCATAGAAGTAGTGGAGTATGAGCAGCAGTGCTGCTGTTGTAGCCGATGCGGACAGGAAACATGGGGAGAGTTACCGCCGCCAGTGCTGGGAGGTCAAAGCTTAGGAGCCGGACTGCAATCCCTGTTGGTGTGGTTGGGGAACTACGCTCACATGAGCTATGAAAAGCAGCAGGAATTCCTAGAGGAACTGGGGAATATCACCGTGGGAGTAGGGACATTACAAGCGACCAATGAAAGGGCATCCCAAAGCGTTAAGCCGACAGTAGAGGAACTGGGAAACTGGGTGAAACACCAAGACTACGCCCAAGTGGATGAAACACCATGGCTAGTCAAGGGAGTGAAAGAGTGGATGTGGGTAGTGTGCGGGGTGGGTTTTTGCCTCTTCCACGCCGCTGATACTCGTTCAAGGGCGGAATTAGAGACCCTATTAGGTCGAAGCTTTGATGGTGTACTCGTCTCTGATGACTTCAGTGTGTACAACGGTTATGAGGTGAAAGCCCAGCAGAAGTGCTTGGCTCATCTAAGGCGGCACTTCAAGAAAGTCTGCAAGCTCAGGCATGGAAAAAATCCAGAGTTGGCGAAGGCATTCCTGGATTTGATTGACACAGCCTTTGAGCAGCATCGTCAGTGGCGTGAAACCGAGGATGGGGCTGCCTATCATCAATGGGCGGCGGGCTTTATCTATGAGGTGAAGGCGGCTGTGGAGCATTGGCTCCCCCTGGCTGGGCATGAGGCGGGCTTGTTATTGCGCTCTCTACGCGATAAGGCAAATCAGTGGTGGTATTTCCTGTCCCATCCAGAAATTCCCCCGGATAATAATCGTGCGGAACGCTCGTTGCGGTTGGCTGTAACCAAGCGTAAGGTTTGTGGTGGCTCGCGTTCGATGGCAGGTTTTGCCCAGACGGCAAGGTTACTGAGTGTGATTCAGACTTGTCGGACTCAAGGGCGTTCGGTGTTGAGTTTCTTGAAACAAGCTTTGATGGCGACGGCTTCTCCTGAGCAAGTCTCCATGCCTTCCCTCATCCCTGCTACCTGA
- a CDS encoding type II toxin-antitoxin system VapB family antitoxin, which produces MQNTPNIDETILAEALALSNNQTPEDVLKTALQEYIQRRRQLQIIELFNTIDYDPDYDYKQQRHVCFETRFNA; this is translated from the coding sequence ATGCAAAACACCCCTAACATTGACGAAACAATCCTCGCTGAAGCCCTCGCCCTCAGCAACAACCAAACCCCCGAAGATGTGCTTAAAACCGCCCTCCAAGAATACATTCAACGCCGCCGCCAACTTCAAATCATCGAACTTTTCAACACCATCGACTACGATCCAGACTATGACTATAAACAGCAGCGTCATGTTTGCTTTGAAACAAGGTTTAACGCCTAG
- a CDS encoding type II toxin-antitoxin system YoeB family toxin codes for MNSEHRLVYKIAEDTLIIVSCRLHYQ; via the coding sequence ATTAATAGTGAACATCGTCTAGTTTACAAAATCGCAGAAGATACCCTCATTATCGTGTCTTGTCGCCTCCATTATCAATAA
- a CDS encoding Tll0287-like domain-containing protein: protein MIIQRIFLRFSLILLLSLGFTAPAWATPAPAELGQVVQEIEQLDQMRSQLASTLEDRTEPPTVETFKEVCKPVGMRAKQLNETHPWQVKQIASRYRNPAHAPDTDTARAALTTFETHPDLISFVQTETINGEPGTRYYRRINVEATCLACHGAKASRPDFVKNNYPQDLAYDFQAGDLRGMYAVFVPEAQAALAKMSN from the coding sequence ATGATTATTCAACGCATTTTCCTGCGCTTTAGCCTCATCCTCCTCCTCAGCCTAGGATTCACCGCCCCCGCTTGGGCAACCCCTGCCCCCGCCGAACTCGGCCAGGTCGTCCAGGAAATTGAACAGTTAGACCAAATGCGATCGCAACTCGCCTCCACCCTCGAAGACCGCACCGAACCCCCCACCGTCGAAACCTTCAAAGAAGTCTGCAAACCCGTCGGGATGCGAGCCAAGCAACTCAACGAAACCCACCCCTGGCAGGTCAAGCAAATCGCCAGCCGCTACCGTAACCCCGCCCACGCCCCCGACACCGACACCGCCCGCGCCGCCCTGACCACCTTCGAGACCCACCCCGACTTGATCAGCTTCGTCCAAACCGAAACCATCAACGGCGAACCCGGAACCCGCTACTATCGCCGCATCAACGTTGAAGCCACCTGTCTCGCCTGCCACGGCGCGAAAGCCAGCCGCCCGGATTTCGTCAAGAACAACTATCCCCAAGACCTCGCCTACGATTTCCAAGCCGGTGATCTGCGCGGCATGTATGCAGTCTTCGTCCCCGAAGCCCAGGCAGCATTGGCTAAGATGTCCAATTAA
- a CDS encoding DUF3122 domain-containing protein: protein MVNLTSHLNALFRLLRRGSAIALLLCCISFGFSAPAQADLYTHIDAPGRMLYRSKASIRDLNRQTWQAIAFTHTYGDHRDPVLLRIVGFPDLTPLDHEQPLILETSLGKRFQLPNVSTKIKRDPSEIPDNVAQYDITSIIPDLDPAIPCLLSVPTQSQSLFILKIPPRLIQEWQSILEQSEAALS from the coding sequence ATGGTTAACCTCACGTCTCACCTCAATGCTTTATTTCGCCTGCTGCGTCGTGGGTCAGCGATCGCGCTCCTCCTCTGTTGCATCAGCTTCGGGTTCAGCGCCCCCGCCCAGGCGGATCTGTATACCCACATCGATGCCCCCGGTCGGATGCTCTATCGCTCCAAAGCCAGCATCCGCGACCTCAATCGGCAAACCTGGCAAGCGATCGCCTTCACCCACACCTACGGCGACCACCGCGATCCCGTTCTCCTGAGGATCGTTGGCTTTCCTGACCTTACTCCCCTCGACCACGAGCAACCCCTCATCCTCGAAACCTCCCTCGGCAAACGCTTCCAACTCCCCAACGTCTCCACCAAAATTAAGCGCGATCCGAGCGAAATTCCCGACAACGTCGCCCAATACGACATCACCAGCATCATCCCCGACCTCGACCCCGCCATCCCCTGTCTCCTCTCCGTCCCCACCCAATCCCAAAGCCTCTTCATCCTCAAAATTCCCCCCCGCCTCATCCAAGAATGGCAAAGCATCCTCGAACAATCCGAAGCCGCCCTCAGTTAA
- a CDS encoding DUF922 domain-containing protein codes for MTLTPGLNALKQKDYPRAIALLTHYCDRHPDPQAVDYYKAQIGLCQAYRATGKIQPALDCCTRLQASPYPKVQQWAAQQRQSLHRPKPEQALLTTLQQAMDQGDYTTVITRLAKTHFPPSSTATKLKCLLIEAYEQNGQREDAIAHSQALLTDPDPKLQNWAQQTLDRLAAASAAQASRPHQGWRWLGWVAVLGVVVGGVVGGVGRWLPMERQVSGWSADVASSPTPMTVELPTQSDWQLSQSAQRYTLAFSPAVRSEIIRQSQQGRNANAPQVNEENTYYEIYGQTAADLLQEIPLRSPRMDHYSGKTAIATAALKPSWKYEFVRVGADFCAIATVETIADVVYTFPKWVDYDQADRRLQQRWDIFLNAVTRHEHRHRDILIEALVQAEPAILALEPQPTCEQAVTQANAVMHNLINQSNEKQHHFDATDDHPDYYALRSLMVEEWRDRLP; via the coding sequence ATGACCCTCACCCCTGGTCTGAACGCCCTAAAACAAAAGGATTATCCAAGGGCGATCGCGCTCTTGACCCACTATTGCGATCGTCACCCCGACCCCCAGGCCGTGGACTACTACAAAGCCCAAATCGGTCTGTGCCAAGCCTATCGCGCCACGGGCAAGATTCAACCGGCCCTAGACTGCTGCACCCGACTGCAAGCCAGCCCCTATCCGAAGGTGCAACAGTGGGCGGCTCAACAACGCCAAAGCCTGCACCGCCCCAAGCCGGAACAGGCCCTGCTCACCACCTTGCAGCAGGCCATGGATCAAGGGGATTACACCACGGTGATCACCCGTTTGGCCAAGACGCATTTTCCCCCCTCCTCCACGGCGACGAAACTAAAGTGCTTGCTGATCGAAGCCTATGAACAGAACGGCCAGCGGGAAGACGCGATCGCCCACAGCCAAGCCCTGCTCACCGACCCCGATCCGAAGCTGCAAAATTGGGCGCAACAGACCCTAGACCGTCTCGCGGCAGCGTCAGCAGCTCAAGCCTCACGTCCGCATCAGGGATGGCGGTGGCTGGGTTGGGTGGCGGTTTTGGGTGTGGTGGTGGGAGGGGTGGTGGGAGGGGTGGGGCGGTGGTTGCCCATGGAAAGGCAGGTTTCAGGATGGTCTGCGGATGTTGCGTCTTCACCCACGCCGATGACAGTGGAGCTGCCGACGCAATCGGATTGGCAACTGAGTCAATCGGCCCAGCGGTATACGTTGGCGTTTTCTCCGGCGGTGCGCAGCGAAATCATCCGCCAAAGCCAACAGGGACGCAATGCCAACGCGCCCCAGGTCAACGAGGAGAATACCTATTACGAAATTTACGGGCAGACGGCGGCGGATCTGCTACAGGAAATTCCGCTGCGGAGTCCACGCATGGATCACTACAGCGGCAAAACAGCGATCGCAACGGCAGCCCTGAAACCCAGTTGGAAATACGAATTTGTGCGGGTGGGGGCGGATTTTTGTGCGATCGCCACGGTGGAAACGATCGCGGATGTGGTCTATACCTTCCCGAAATGGGTGGACTATGACCAAGCCGATCGCCGCTTGCAACAACGCTGGGATATCTTTTTAAACGCCGTCACGCGCCATGAGCATCGACATCGCGATATTTTAATCGAAGCCTTGGTGCAAGCAGAACCCGCGATCTTAGCCCTCGAACCCCAGCCCACTTGTGAGCAAGCCGTGACCCAAGCCAACGCCGTGATGCATAACTTAATTAACCAATCCAACGAAAAACAGCACCACTTTGATGCCACGGATGATCACCCGGATTATTATGCGTTGCGGAGTCTAATGGTGGAAGAATGGCGCGATCGCCTGCCTTAA